In Methanosarcina barkeri MS, a single window of DNA contains:
- a CDS encoding DHH family phosphoesterase, with amino-acid sequence MIKECPDCHGRGYKVVSTEICPQCKGKGKSKSIDFMKMSEKNLDSILKNGAECGKCKGTGSIEVTTPCKTCNGLGKIYTCKICGARIEKPQDPNQEVCESCANSQYVYALDESCDLKDVEAGKLYHGVVSSKASFGAFVDLNPHVRGLMHSSNIVVPPEVGDSVIVLVKSIKAGGKLDLIPKTIKKYETVEVEKELPLKNSAEIDPSMKGRLLRIEGEVIQVKQTSGPTIFTISDEGGFVPCAAFESAGKRSYPHIDVGMIVSITGEVTLRDDQIQIEVMSMKLLTGEKEAVVKGRVERVIDEKATPADIPFLVKSEIMEKLKPRMLHVAKEIKKAILHSTPIILRHHADADGITSAIAIERAILPLITEIGGMDAEYYFYKRAPSKAPFYELADVTRDISYALEDLSRHGQKMPLIILVDNGSTEEDVPSMRQAKVYGIDMLVIDHHHPDDIVDQYLIGHVNPAHVGGDFGVTAGMLCAEVARMINPNISDTIKHLPAVSAVGDRSEAPEAERYISLVSDRYTLEELKEMALALDYEQFWLKFSSGKGLIDDILDLGDHETHKNLVSLLCEQANTMIQDQLETCLFNVKSQNLANGTIMNVIDVENYAHKFTFPPPGKTSGEVHDVLTKKYPDKPVVTIGYGPDFAVIRSKGVLMNIPKIVRELREEIKGAGVSGGGHLVVGSIKFVEGMRTEVLSRLAEKIGSAEVEY; translated from the coding sequence ATGATTAAAGAATGTCCAGACTGCCACGGGCGTGGCTATAAAGTTGTTTCAACTGAAATCTGCCCTCAGTGTAAGGGCAAAGGTAAATCAAAATCAATTGATTTCATGAAAATGTCAGAAAAAAATCTTGACAGCATTTTAAAAAATGGTGCTGAATGTGGGAAATGTAAAGGTACTGGAAGTATTGAAGTAACAACTCCCTGTAAAACCTGTAATGGTCTTGGGAAGATATACACATGCAAGATTTGTGGAGCACGTATTGAGAAACCCCAGGACCCCAATCAAGAAGTATGCGAATCCTGTGCCAATTCTCAGTATGTTTATGCCCTTGATGAGTCCTGCGACCTTAAAGACGTGGAAGCAGGAAAACTTTACCACGGAGTAGTGAGCAGTAAAGCTTCTTTTGGGGCCTTTGTCGACCTTAACCCTCATGTAAGAGGACTTATGCACTCTAGCAATATCGTTGTTCCTCCTGAAGTCGGGGATTCCGTGATTGTTCTGGTAAAAAGCATCAAAGCCGGAGGAAAGCTGGATCTGATACCAAAAACCATTAAAAAATACGAAACCGTCGAGGTTGAAAAGGAGCTTCCACTCAAGAATTCAGCCGAAATCGACCCAAGTATGAAGGGCAGGCTCCTAAGAATAGAAGGAGAAGTAATTCAGGTAAAGCAGACCAGTGGTCCCACGATTTTCACAATTAGTGATGAGGGAGGCTTTGTGCCCTGTGCAGCCTTTGAGAGTGCAGGAAAAAGGTCCTATCCGCATATTGATGTAGGAATGATTGTTTCCATTACCGGAGAAGTGACTCTGCGAGATGACCAGATCCAGATCGAGGTCATGAGCATGAAATTGCTGACAGGAGAGAAGGAAGCAGTTGTCAAGGGCAGAGTTGAGAGAGTAATTGACGAAAAAGCAACTCCTGCGGATATTCCTTTCCTTGTCAAAAGCGAAATTATGGAGAAACTTAAACCCAGGATGCTCCATGTTGCAAAAGAAATCAAAAAAGCTATTCTCCATTCAACCCCGATTATTCTAAGGCATCATGCCGATGCTGATGGTATTACCTCGGCAATTGCAATTGAAAGGGCTATCCTGCCCTTGATTACGGAAATCGGGGGAATGGATGCGGAATATTACTTCTACAAGCGTGCCCCGTCTAAAGCTCCTTTTTATGAACTTGCCGATGTTACGAGGGACATTTCGTATGCGCTTGAAGACCTTTCCAGGCACGGGCAGAAAATGCCGCTTATAATTCTCGTAGACAACGGATCAACCGAAGAAGACGTACCTTCAATGCGGCAGGCCAAAGTATATGGAATCGACATGCTTGTTATTGACCATCACCATCCGGATGATATTGTTGACCAGTACCTGATAGGGCATGTAAATCCTGCGCATGTAGGAGGGGATTTCGGAGTTACTGCCGGAATGCTCTGTGCTGAAGTCGCTCGTATGATCAATCCCAATATTAGCGATACAATAAAACATCTCCCAGCGGTTTCAGCAGTAGGAGACCGTTCAGAAGCTCCGGAAGCTGAAAGATATATTTCTCTTGTCTCGGACCGTTACACCCTTGAAGAGTTGAAGGAAATGGCTCTAGCTCTGGATTATGAGCAGTTCTGGCTGAAATTCAGCAGTGGAAAAGGCCTTATCGACGATATTCTGGACCTTGGGGATCATGAAACCCATAAAAACCTTGTTTCCCTGCTGTGCGAACAGGCAAATACCATGATCCAGGACCAGCTTGAGACCTGCCTCTTTAATGTCAAGTCTCAAAACCTGGCAAATGGAACCATCATGAACGTGATAGACGTTGAAAACTACGCCCATAAATTCACCTTCCCGCCACCAGGAAAGACCTCAGGAGAAGTTCATGACGTGCTTACCAAAAAATATCCGGATAAACCCGTGGTAACCATTGGATACGGCCCTGATTTTGCGGTTATCCGCTCAAAGGGTGTGCTCATGAATATTCCGAAAATCGTCAGAGAACTGCGGGAAGAAATAAAAGGTGCAGGCGTCAGCGGAGGAGGACATCTTGTCGTTGGCAGCATTAAGTTTGTAGAAGGGATGAGGACCGAAGTACTATCAAGGCTTGCCGAGAAAATCGGATCTGCAGAGGTCGAATATTAA
- a CDS encoding slipin family protein, with the protein MSIFTSQIYIPVLLVVILILSQSIKMVNEYERVVIFRLGRLSGVKGPGIFLIIPIVDRALKIDLRVVAIDVPKQAVITRDNVTVEVDAVVYYKVIEPGAAITQVENYMFATSTLSQTTLRDVMGQMELDELLSERENINKQIQELLDKYTDPWGIKVTGVTIRDVSLPDTMKRAIAKQAEAEREKRARIILAEGESQAAQKMREAATSYEGVPAAIKLRELQTLAEISREKNLIVVTQSQAFETGNIAALSTSIAERKEQQRQE; encoded by the coding sequence ATGAGCATCTTTACCAGTCAAATCTACATTCCTGTATTATTAGTTGTAATATTAATACTCTCACAATCAATAAAAATGGTTAACGAATATGAGAGAGTAGTTATTTTCAGGTTGGGACGCCTCAGTGGTGTAAAAGGTCCAGGAATTTTTCTGATTATCCCAATTGTCGATAGAGCTTTAAAAATAGATCTAAGAGTTGTTGCGATCGATGTACCCAAGCAGGCCGTAATTACTAGGGATAATGTCACGGTTGAAGTGGATGCGGTTGTTTATTACAAGGTCATAGAACCTGGAGCTGCCATAACTCAGGTTGAAAATTACATGTTTGCAACTTCTACCCTTTCACAGACTACTCTAAGAGACGTTATGGGCCAGATGGAACTTGATGAGCTGCTTTCGGAAAGAGAAAATATTAATAAGCAAATTCAAGAGCTTCTGGACAAGTATACCGATCCCTGGGGTATCAAGGTTACAGGAGTCACAATTAGAGACGTCTCCCTGCCTGATACAATGAAGAGAGCAATTGCCAAACAGGCTGAAGCCGAAAGAGAAAAGCGTGCCAGGATTATCCTTGCGGAAGGAGAATCTCAGGCTGCGCAGAAAATGAGAGAAGCTGCAACTTCCTATGAAGGAGTACCGGCAGCAATTAAATTGAGAGAACTGCAAACTTTAGCCGAGATTTCCAGGGAAAAGAACCTCATAGTAGTTACTCAGTCCCAGGCTTTTGAAACCGGAAATATAGCGGCTTTATCTACATCTATTGCGGAAAGAAAAGAGCAGCAAAGGCAAGAATAA
- a CDS encoding NfeD family protein produces MSKKRPITMSVKRGPHFFFILFLCFILIAVSIPSGDAGPQQKVLVLEISGAITPASDDIIADAIEKAENENFEALVISLNTPGGGLDETQTIISAIENASVPVIGYVPESGRAWSAGTLILMGTDIAAMAPFTVIGSAQPVQMSVEGTKPITEEKIINALVKFSVATASKHGRNETFAEEVITKNKNLDAQEALQAGVIEYVAPSIPNLLTQIDGQEVKGKVLQTENAGIENYEPPFSLSLLGLISNPIISSLLLTLGIYGLIFGISSPGAGAEVFGLISIALGLIGTGFDINIGAIFLILLGIGLLIIEIKVPGFGIFGFAGLISLIIGSILLVPMGSENIYTPEFRKVLTLTVVAPTVVFGLFLVFAIYKVTEIRKKKPVIGEFIGETAETIDPLGPQKTGFVRYKGEYWKAHSEEEIEPNVEVEITGKIRETLLVKKKM; encoded by the coding sequence ATGAGCAAGAAAAGGCCGATAACCATGTCTGTAAAAAGAGGTCCGCATTTCTTCTTTATTTTATTCCTGTGTTTCATCCTCATAGCCGTTTCTATACCCTCTGGGGATGCAGGACCTCAACAGAAAGTACTTGTGCTTGAAATATCCGGGGCTATTACACCGGCTTCAGATGATATTATAGCAGATGCGATAGAAAAAGCTGAAAATGAAAATTTTGAGGCTCTTGTAATTAGCTTGAATACCCCAGGTGGAGGTCTGGATGAAACTCAAACAATCATAAGCGCAATTGAGAATGCGAGCGTGCCTGTTATCGGGTATGTACCCGAAAGTGGTAGAGCCTGGTCAGCCGGGACTCTCATCCTCATGGGAACAGATATTGCTGCAATGGCGCCTTTCACGGTTATAGGATCAGCTCAGCCCGTTCAGATGTCTGTGGAAGGAACAAAACCCATAACAGAGGAGAAAATAATAAATGCCCTTGTCAAGTTTTCGGTTGCAACAGCCAGTAAACACGGGAGAAACGAGACCTTTGCAGAAGAAGTCATAACGAAAAATAAAAATCTCGACGCGCAAGAAGCCCTGCAGGCTGGCGTAATAGAATATGTAGCTCCTTCTATTCCAAATTTGCTGACACAGATTGACGGGCAGGAGGTAAAAGGAAAAGTCCTGCAAACCGAAAATGCAGGAATAGAAAACTATGAACCTCCATTTTCTCTCTCCCTTTTAGGGCTGATTTCAAACCCGATTATCTCCTCCCTTCTTTTGACCCTGGGAATTTATGGGCTAATTTTTGGGATCTCAAGTCCGGGAGCCGGAGCAGAAGTTTTTGGACTCATCTCAATTGCACTCGGGTTGATAGGAACAGGTTTTGATATCAATATAGGGGCAATTTTCCTCATTCTTTTAGGAATAGGACTTCTGATCATTGAGATTAAAGTACCCGGATTTGGGATATTCGGGTTTGCGGGTCTCATCAGCCTCATAATAGGAAGTATACTCCTTGTACCCATGGGAAGCGAAAATATTTACACCCCCGAGTTTCGAAAGGTTCTCACCCTGACGGTTGTTGCCCCTACGGTTGTTTTCGGATTGTTCCTGGTTTTTGCAATCTATAAAGTAACAGAGATCAGAAAGAAAAAACCGGTTATTGGAGAGTTTATAGGAGAAACTGCCGAAACCATAGATCCTTTAGGGCCTCAAAAGACAGGTTTTGTCCGCTATAAAGGAGAATACTGGAAAGCTCATTCAGAAGAGGAAATTGAACCGAATGTAGAGGTCGAAATCACTGGAAAAATAAGGGAAACCCTTTTAGTAAAGAAAAAAATGTAA
- a CDS encoding AIR synthase-related protein translates to MDIEGYAKRALREDPSNEAGLEAKLASRILEIKHISLEKAHEIAAAVVCEAKATLDVKGDVLSPTVSGVSMGEFGVGSRGTGDFYVHSKLGEVIGKTGAVVDSSQLDDSGVVKIGEDYLVVTIDGLHSRLSDFPFLSGFHVARAALRDIYAMGARPLAMLSDIHVADDGDVAKIFDHIAGITTVSELTGIPLITGSTLRIGGDMVIGERMTGGVGAVGITSSLTSRNRTEVGDLILMTEGAGGGTISTTALYYGMHEVVEETINIRFLEACEVLLQSGLHKKVHSMTDVTNGGIRGDAKEISKTARVKLVFEEEKLRALVNPKVLSMLESLKIDYLGVSLDALLIIVPPAYADEILNTVRASGIKIDVIGHVEEGNGAEIFLNGECRDFTPRFRESAYTPVKKVHGEGNPRDFEEMRAAIDKAALEAIEKKQKVLEKIRSK, encoded by the coding sequence ATGGATATAGAAGGCTACGCAAAACGGGCTCTCAGGGAGGACCCCTCAAACGAAGCAGGGCTTGAAGCAAAACTGGCTTCAAGAATTCTTGAAATTAAGCATATAAGTTTGGAAAAAGCTCATGAGATCGCGGCTGCGGTCGTTTGTGAGGCAAAAGCAACACTTGATGTGAAAGGAGACGTGTTAAGCCCCACTGTCTCAGGAGTTTCAATGGGAGAATTCGGGGTAGGTTCCAGAGGTACAGGGGACTTTTACGTTCATTCTAAGCTTGGAGAAGTTATAGGCAAGACAGGTGCTGTTGTAGATAGCTCCCAGCTAGACGACTCTGGAGTTGTCAAAATCGGTGAAGACTACCTTGTGGTTACAATTGACGGGCTTCATTCTCGCCTAAGTGACTTTCCTTTTCTCTCGGGCTTTCACGTAGCTCGGGCAGCTCTACGTGACATATATGCTATGGGAGCTCGACCCCTGGCAATGCTCTCCGACATTCATGTAGCAGACGACGGGGATGTAGCAAAGATCTTTGACCATATTGCAGGAATAACCACGGTCTCTGAACTTACCGGAATACCTCTTATTACAGGAAGCACGCTTCGAATCGGCGGGGACATGGTCATAGGTGAACGCATGACAGGCGGGGTTGGAGCTGTAGGCATAACCTCTTCTCTTACCTCGCGGAACCGGACTGAAGTAGGAGACCTTATCCTCATGACTGAAGGCGCAGGTGGGGGTACGATTTCCACAACCGCGCTTTACTATGGGATGCATGAGGTTGTGGAGGAAACCATTAATATCCGTTTCCTAGAAGCCTGCGAGGTCCTGTTGCAATCCGGACTACATAAAAAAGTACATTCGATGACCGATGTTACGAATGGAGGAATTCGGGGCGATGCCAAGGAAATCTCAAAGACCGCAAGGGTAAAACTGGTCTTTGAAGAAGAAAAGCTAAGGGCTCTTGTGAACCCAAAGGTGCTTTCAATGCTTGAAAGCCTGAAAATCGACTACCTTGGAGTTTCTCTCGATGCCCTGCTCATAATTGTTCCCCCTGCATATGCTGATGAAATCCTTAATACCGTCAGAGCTTCAGGTATTAAAATTGATGTCATAGGGCATGTTGAGGAAGGAAACGGAGCTGAAATCTTCTTAAATGGCGAATGCAGAGACTTCACACCAAGATTTAGAGAGTCTGCATACACACCAGTTAAAAAAGTTCATGGAGAAGGGAATCCCAGAGATTTCGAAGAAATGAGAGCAGCAATTGATAAGGCTGCGCTTGAAGCTATTGAAAAGAAACAAAAAGTACTCGAAAAAATAAGAAGTAAATAA
- the hisH gene encoding imidazole glycerol phosphate synthase subunit HisH produces MKRIVILDYGLGNLRSVQKGLEHVGSSPAISGDPGEILAADGLILPGVGAFVDAMKCLDPIKGTIEEYARSGKPMLGICLGQQVLMSSSEEGKLTDGLNLIPGKVLRFPKSELKVPHVGWNNIKIKQDHPLFEGIPDNSFVYFVHSYYVDTASENTLASCNYGLDFSASVVNSKGNVMGTQFHPEKSGAIGLKILKNFIDMC; encoded by the coding sequence ATGAAAAGAATTGTGATTCTCGATTACGGGCTTGGAAACCTCCGCAGTGTTCAAAAAGGGCTTGAACACGTCGGATCAAGTCCCGCAATCTCAGGGGATCCTGGGGAAATTCTTGCCGCAGACGGTTTAATTCTCCCGGGCGTTGGCGCTTTTGTGGACGCGATGAAGTGCCTTGACCCCATCAAAGGGACTATAGAAGAATACGCACGGTCAGGCAAGCCGATGCTCGGGATCTGTCTTGGACAACAGGTTCTCATGAGTTCTTCGGAGGAAGGAAAGCTTACTGATGGGCTGAACCTTATTCCCGGAAAGGTGCTGCGCTTTCCAAAATCCGAACTAAAGGTGCCTCATGTTGGCTGGAACAATATTAAAATCAAGCAGGACCACCCTCTATTTGAAGGGATTCCTGACAACTCTTTCGTATACTTCGTCCACTCTTACTATGTGGACACAGCATCTGAAAACACCCTTGCATCCTGCAATTATGGGCTGGACTTTTCAGCTTCTGTCGTAAATTCTAAAGGTAATGTTATGGGTACCCAATTCCACCCTGAAAAAAGTGGAGCTATCGGGTTGAAGATTCTGAAAAACTTTATAGACATGTGCTGA
- a CDS encoding Ig-like domain-containing protein, with protein sequence MKKFKFIKHDEKAMELPINIVVMLVVGMVALATLISIMPTPTKDMSVFVESAGLSASTLENGNSIIVDASTAENPFTITVVVKTTDSDGNPVRNANVILRGLGGAASNTTDANGFTYLTTPQGAEVRLDPNQNEGTMDLNIVADGFYDYEKKDAVMIIKTR encoded by the coding sequence ATGAAGAAATTTAAATTTATCAAACATGATGAGAAAGCCATGGAACTCCCGATTAATATCGTTGTAATGCTCGTTGTCGGGATGGTTGCCCTTGCAACACTCATTTCGATCATGCCGACCCCGACAAAGGACATGTCGGTATTTGTGGAATCTGCAGGGCTTAGTGCAAGCACCCTTGAGAACGGAAACTCAATAATAGTTGATGCCAGTACTGCAGAAAATCCTTTTACAATAACCGTAGTTGTAAAGACAACTGACAGCGATGGAAATCCTGTAAGAAACGCAAACGTTATTCTGAGAGGGCTTGGTGGAGCAGCATCAAATACTACGGATGCTAATGGTTTCACTTACCTGACAACTCCGCAAGGTGCAGAGGTTAGGCTTGACCCTAACCAGAACGAAGGGACAATGGACCTGAATATTGTGGCCGATGGTTTTTATGACTACGAGAAAAAAGATGCTGTAATGATAATCAAGACCAGGTAA
- a CDS encoding carboxypeptidase regulatory-like domain-containing protein: MLREKFKHNEAGTLGLPIRIVVLTVVGLIGFCTILTALSNAPTPPKPMYATANMSVLFLPSTEGGSNTETNLSLPVKVFDSENRGIRGANVIAWSPDRKKAYSGVTDLEGNVILKISNPELPPGKAEGYIKIKVMREGYRDFTSDYFLKVIRS; this comes from the coding sequence ATGCTGCGTGAAAAATTCAAACACAACGAAGCAGGAACTCTGGGGCTTCCAATAAGGATTGTCGTGCTTACTGTTGTGGGTCTTATAGGATTTTGCACGATTCTTACGGCCCTTAGCAATGCCCCTACTCCTCCAAAACCTATGTATGCTACAGCAAATATGAGTGTACTTTTCTTACCTTCTACTGAAGGAGGCAGTAATACGGAAACAAACCTCAGCTTGCCTGTAAAAGTGTTTGACAGCGAAAATCGCGGTATAAGGGGCGCAAATGTAATTGCCTGGAGTCCGGATAGGAAGAAAGCCTATTCAGGCGTTACCGACCTCGAAGGAAATGTAATATTGAAAATTTCAAATCCCGAACTGCCTCCGGGAAAAGCTGAAGGATACATTAAGATAAAGGTAATGAGAGAAGGATACAGAGATTTCACCAGCGATTATTTTCTGAAGGTGATTCGGAGCTAA
- a CDS encoding MFS transporter, producing the protein MTVLGIGIALLIAFPFVESKVKNPMFKLEFFKIRAFAYGCLASFTAAIARGGAMFMLILLLQGIWLPLHGYRFEETPLWAGIYMLPMTLGFMIMGPISGMLSDKYGPRWIATIGMTIVTFAFIGLSLLPYNFDYWELGILIFFMGIGNGMFASPNSSSIMNSVPPQNRGVASGMLSTLANSANTLSMSVFFTVVIVGIQKAFPGAVKASLSSFGSEQVIPAVQQLASYLASMSPTNALFSAFLGYNPMDSVLSSMNSSIVGSIPQQIVTTLTSNYWFPQTLQQAFMPALRISFIIGAVLCGIAAVLSAMRGQRYVYEAHSSVSNVNKGDLATVEETHS; encoded by the coding sequence ATGACAGTTCTAGGTATCGGAATCGCATTGCTGATTGCTTTCCCGTTTGTCGAGAGCAAGGTGAAGAACCCAATGTTCAAGCTTGAGTTTTTCAAGATTAGAGCTTTTGCCTATGGATGTCTCGCCAGTTTTACTGCAGCTATTGCACGAGGTGGTGCCATGTTCATGCTTATTCTTCTGCTACAGGGTATCTGGCTGCCACTTCATGGTTACCGCTTTGAGGAAACGCCGTTATGGGCAGGAATTTATATGTTACCTATGACTCTCGGCTTTATGATCATGGGACCGATTTCCGGTATGCTCTCGGACAAGTATGGGCCTCGATGGATCGCCACTATAGGGATGACTATCGTTACATTTGCCTTCATCGGACTCTCGCTGCTTCCCTATAACTTTGATTACTGGGAGCTAGGAATACTGATTTTCTTCATGGGTATTGGGAATGGTATGTTTGCCTCTCCTAACAGCTCATCGATAATGAATTCTGTGCCACCTCAGAACAGAGGTGTCGCGTCGGGCATGTTGTCCACATTGGCGAACTCAGCCAATACCCTGAGCATGTCCGTATTCTTCACCGTTGTGATTGTGGGAATTCAAAAAGCTTTCCCAGGTGCAGTTAAGGCTTCGTTATCCAGCTTTGGGTCTGAACAGGTTATCCCTGCTGTGCAGCAGCTCGCCAGTTATCTAGCCAGTATGTCACCGACCAACGCTTTGTTCTCTGCTTTCCTGGGCTACAACCCTATGGATTCAGTTCTGAGCTCTATGAATTCGAGTATTGTTGGCTCAATACCGCAACAAATCGTGACCACACTGACAAGTAACTACTGGTTCCCGCAGACATTACAGCAGGCATTCATGCCAGCGTTGCGGATTTCGTTCATAATCGGAGCTGTACTCTGTGGTATAGCTGCCGTGCTGTCGGCAATGAGGGGACAAAGGTATGTGTACGAAGCTCACAGCTCGGTTAGTAATGTTAACAAAGGTGATCTTGCAACAGTAGAGGAAACACATTCCTAA
- a CDS encoding PadR family transcriptional regulator → MEESIDNNKMCTEIRRAFLKYIVLKIIKEKPTHGYDIIKTVERRSNGRWTPSAGSIYPILEKLESKGFIQSEGIERRKVYTITPRGVKGLNRMTQEKLELLNEMSRIVNNVIEGDDNSDAKGKVDDTQDVMQQSKAAQDCDFQNQEDENNKNGR, encoded by the coding sequence ATGGAAGAAAGCATCGATAATAATAAGATGTGTACAGAAATCAGGCGGGCTTTTCTCAAATATATCGTGCTGAAAATTATTAAAGAGAAACCTACTCATGGTTATGATATCATCAAGACGGTCGAGCGCCGCTCAAACGGGCGATGGACTCCGAGTGCAGGCTCGATCTACCCAATCCTGGAGAAACTTGAGTCAAAAGGTTTCATCCAGAGCGAGGGGATCGAACGCAGGAAAGTATACACGATCACCCCCAGGGGAGTAAAAGGACTGAACCGCATGACACAGGAAAAACTGGAACTCCTGAACGAGATGTCCAGGATCGTCAACAATGTGATTGAAGGCGACGATAACAGTGATGCTAAAGGAAAGGTGGACGATACCCAGGATGTTATGCAGCAGTCTAAAGCGGCACAAGACTGTGATTTCCAGAATCAAGAAGATGAAAACAACAAAAACGGAAGGTAA
- a CDS encoding GNAT family N-acetyltransferase: MDLKTQYDCLNIDWNRVSEILKEVNMASFEGDVHKRCFENSHTVIFVFDNEELIGFGRAISDGIYQAAIYDVAVLLEYQGKKIGSLIVEHILNSLPQCNFILYASPGKEPFYEKLNFRKMKTGMALFRYPEMMQKIGFTE; this comes from the coding sequence ATGGACCTGAAAACTCAATATGATTGCTTAAATATTGACTGGAATCGTGTATCTGAAATATTAAAAGAAGTTAATATGGCATCTTTTGAAGGAGATGTGCATAAGAGATGCTTTGAAAATAGCCATACTGTTATATTTGTTTTTGATAACGAGGAACTAATTGGTTTTGGGCGTGCAATTTCAGATGGAATATATCAAGCCGCAATTTATGATGTAGCAGTACTGCTTGAGTATCAGGGTAAAAAGATAGGCAGTCTAATTGTTGAACATATTTTAAACTCACTTCCGCAATGTAATTTTATATTATATGCTTCGCCTGGAAAAGAACCGTTTTATGAAAAATTGAACTTTCGAAAAATGAAAACAGGAATGGCTTTATTTCGATATCCAGAAATGATGCAGAAGATCGGTTTTACTGAATAA